ACTACATGAGGTTCGTTTGGCTCAATAAAAACGCAATCGTTTTGTGATAGTATAACCTCTCTATCTTTGTTTTTTACAGACATTTTGCCTTTCAATACAACCAATACCTGGGCATTTTCATGCGCATGTTCTGGCGAAGCATGAAAAGGTGGTTTTATAAAATACTCTATTGAAATAGATTTTTGGTCACAAAGACTTACACGCTTCCAATCCTTTTGAGGTTCATAATTTTTTGCACTTTCAAAAAATATTACTTTCATTATTTGCCTCCTTTCTTTTAAAAATATATTGATTTATTAAAAAAATCAATCTTTGGTAATTTTACTTTAATTTTACCAAAAAAGCATAAAGTCCTTTCTCAAGAATTACTTGGAGGTGTTTGAATGATAAAGAAGTTATTAGCTTCATGTGTAGTTGTAGGTTTGATGGTAAGTCCAGTTTTGGCTGCAGAAAATGCAAAGCCGGCTCCAGCAAAAAACGAAACAAAAGTTGAGAAAAAAGCTGTTGAGAAAAAAGCTGTTGAGAAAAAAGCTGTAGCCAAAAAAGCTCCAGTTAAAAAAGAAGCTCCAAAAAAAGCTGAAAAAACAGAAAAAAAGTAAACTTCCGCAAACTTAAATGAGTTGGGTAGCAATGCTCAACTCATTTTTTTTGAAAAAATCCTGGTTTTTATATATAATATATTTATGTTTGAAAATCATTTGATTGCAAGATGGTATAATGGTTACCTTAAAGAAATTGATGGTTTTAGTGCACCTAAAAAATTGCTTTTCCTTGATAAGCAAATAGAAATTGCAAGTAAAAATACACTTGCTGTTGTTAATGGTTACGAAGCCCTTAATATGTTTTTTTATGGCGAAAATGGACTTGGAAAGTCGTCGCTTGTCAAGTATTTGATTGATAAATTTAGTCCAAAAGGTCTAAGATGCATAGAATATTTAGAAGAAGATGTATATTCAATTTATGAGTTATTCGATTTCATAAAAAAAAGTGAGTATAAGTTTTTCATTTACTTTGATGATCTTGCTTTTGAGGATAATGATAAAGAATTTAGAAAGTTTAAATCCATTATTGAAGGCTTGCTTGAAGAAAAACCAAAAAATTGCATTTTTTTGGTTACCTCAAACAAAAAACACCTTATAAAACAAAAAGTTCTTACACTCGATAGTGATATATTTGAAAAAGAAGAAGAAAATGAAAAATTATCTTTATTTTCACGTTTTGGACTATCAATTGGTTTTTATCCACTTGAAATTTCAAACTTTTTAGAAATAGTAAAATTTTACCTTAGTGAATTTAATGTTAAAATTAATTTTGATATAAAACAAGAAGCCAAAAATTTTGCTTTATCATATGGTATCTATAGCGGACGCGTTGCCAAACAATTTGCTCTATTAAAATTTATTGAGCAATTTTCTGTACCATAGCCCTTAGCTTGTTTGCTCTAAATTGCGGACAATATAAGCCCCTATCAAAAAAACACAAAAAAGCAAATAAATCCACACTAAAAAAGCAATATAACCCCAAAAAGCTCCATATATAAAATTAAGTTTGCCAATATTTTTTACGTATATAATAAATAGTCTTTTTAAAATTTCCAGAACTAAAGCAAAAAAGAAAGCCCCTTTCGTTGCATTTTTAACACTTACTTTATTTCGTGGTAAAAATTTATATAACAAAAAAGCTATGATAAACAAAGATAAAAAAGGCACTATATAAATCCCAATAAAATCAATCAACAAAAAATGTTTAACTATATTTCTAAGTAATACATCTACAAATTCAATAGGCAAAAATAACCCTCCCAAATAGGCGACTATCAAAACCATTACTATTCCTATCAGTGTAATATAAACAAAAAACAAATCCAGAATGGATCTTTTTTTATTAAAATTAAAAATTTTATTTATATAAACATCAAGCATATAAAAATAAGACAGTGAAGTGATTGCATACAAAATTAAGCTAAAATAACTAATTTTTTTGTGTATAAGAGGCTTTATAATGTTTAAAATCGTACCTTTTAACATCACAGGAAAAATAAGTGTTATTTTTTGAACTATAAAATTATAATACTGGGTTGAACTTGATACAAGAAAAATTAATATAGAACTCAAAAAAAGCAAAAAAGGCACAAGTGCTAATATAAAGTAAAACGATAAAGAAGATGCAATTAAAAAACCATCATTTTTAGCAAAGCTAATAATACTTTTTAATACAGTGTTCATGATTATTAATATTGCCTAGAAACCAATTTTGTCAATGCAAATACAAATTTATAGAGGATTCTTATATTAATTTAATAAAGTTTATATACAATTAACAAAATGCAAAAAATCTATTTGACAAAAAAAATTAAATCTATTAGTATAATCCTAAATTAAGGTGGTTTTTTTATTTGAATTTATATATTTATTTAGGAGGTTGGGATGCCAAAGACAATGAAAAGCATGGATGGAAATACCGCTGCTGCACATGTGGCTTACGCTTTTACAGAAGTAGCTACGATTTACCCTATTACACCGTCATCAAACATGGCAGAAGCCGTTGACGCATGGGCTGCAGAAGGTAGAAAAAATATTTTTGGACAGACAGTAAAAGTTGTTGAGATGCAATCAGAGGCTGGCGCAGCTGGTGCAGTACACGGAAGCTTGGTAGGTGGTGCTCTAACATCAACATTTACTGCATCTCAGGGTTTA
This window of the Desulfurella sp. genome carries:
- a CDS encoding YihY/virulence factor BrkB family protein, producing the protein MNTVLKSIISFAKNDGFLIASSLSFYFILALVPFLLFLSSILIFLVSSSTQYYNFIVQKITLIFPVMLKGTILNIIKPLIHKKISYFSLILYAITSLSYFYMLDVYINKIFNFNKKRSILDLFFVYITLIGIVMVLIVAYLGGLFLPIEFVDVLLRNIVKHFLLIDFIGIYIVPFLSLFIIAFLLYKFLPRNKVSVKNATKGAFFFALVLEILKRLFIIYVKNIGKLNFIYGAFWGYIAFLVWIYLLFCVFLIGAYIVRNLEQTS
- a CDS encoding DUF815 domain-containing protein, with the protein product MFENHLIARWYNGYLKEIDGFSAPKKLLFLDKQIEIASKNTLAVVNGYEALNMFFYGENGLGKSSLVKYLIDKFSPKGLRCIEYLEEDVYSIYELFDFIKKSEYKFFIYFDDLAFEDNDKEFRKFKSIIEGLLEEKPKNCIFLVTSNKKHLIKQKVLTLDSDIFEKEEENEKLSLFSRFGLSIGFYPLEISNFLEIVKFYLSEFNVKINFDIKQEAKNFALSYGIYSGRVAKQFALLKFIEQFSVP
- a CDS encoding cupin domain-containing protein — translated: MKVIFFESAKNYEPQKDWKRVSLCDQKSISIEYFIKPPFHASPEHAHENAQVLVVLKGKMSVKNKDREVILSQNDCVFIEPNEPHVVTNLLNEASVGLDIFVPGRDFSFWLNKL